A window of Symphalangus syndactylus isolate Jambi chromosome 24, NHGRI_mSymSyn1-v2.1_pri, whole genome shotgun sequence contains these coding sequences:
- the APCDD1L gene encoding protein APCDD1-like: protein MPAAMLPYACVLVLLGAHTALVAGEAGGSRLRWEPHCQRPLPDRAPSTAILPPRLSGPWISTGCEVRPGPEFLTRAYTFYPSRLFRAHQFYYEDPFCGEPAHSLLVKGKVRLRRASWVTRGATEADYHLHKVGIVFHSRRALLDVTRRLNQTRAGRDCAPRLPPARAWQPGALYELRSARAQGDCLEALGLTMHELSLVRVQRRLQPQPRASPRLVEELYLGDIHTDPAERRHYRPTGYQRPLQSALHHVQPCPACGLIARSDVHHPPVLPPPLALPLHLGGWWVSSGCEVRPAVLFLTRLFTFHGHSHSWEGYYHHFSDPACRQPTFTVYAAGRYTRGTPSTRVRGGTELVFEVTRAHVTPMDQVTTAMLNFSEPSSCGGVGAWSVGTERDVTATNGCLPLGIRLPHVEYELFKMEQDSLGQSLLFIGQRPTDGSSPDTPEKRPTSYQAPLVLCQGEAPDFSRPPQHRPSLQKHPSTGGLRIASLPLLPLVLGLVFLHWL from the exons CCCACACCGCACTGGTGGCGGGGGAAGCCGGGGGCAGCCGCCTGCGCTGGGAACCCCACTGCCAGCGGCCCTTGCCAGATAGAGCGCCCAGCACTGCGATCCTGCCCCCACGCCTCAGTGGACCTTGGATCTCCACGGG CTGCGAGGTGCGCCCAGGACCGGAGTTCCTGACCCGCGCTTACACCTTCTACCCCAGCCGGCTCTTTCGAGCCCACCAGTTCTACTACGAGGACCCCTTCTGCGGGGAGCCTGCCCACTCGCTGCTCGTCAAGGGCAAAGTCCGCCTGCGCCGGGCCTCCTGGGTCACCCGGGGAGCCACCGAGGCCGACTACCACCTGCACAAGGTGGGCATCGTCTTCCACAGCCGCCGGGCCCTTCTCGACGTCACCAGGCGCCTCAACCAGACCCGCGCCGGCCGGGACTGCGCGCCGCGGCTGCCCCCGGCCCGGGCCTGGCAGCCCGGGGCGCTGTACGAGCTGCGGAGCGCCCGGGCTCAGGGGGACTGTCTGGAGGCGCTGGGCCTCACCATGCACGAGCTCAGCCTGGTCCGCGTGCAGCGCCGCCTGCAGCCGCAGCCCCGGGCGTCGCCCCGGCTGGTGGAGGAGCTGTACCTGGGGGACATCCACACCGACCCGGCAGAGAGGCGGCACTACCGGCCCACCGGCTACCAGCGCCCGCTGCAGAGCGCactg CACCACGTGCAGCCGTGCCCAGCCTGTGGCCTCATTGCCCGCTCCGATGTGCACCACCCACCTGTGCTGCCGCCCCctctggccctgcccctgcaccTGGGCGGCTGGTGGGTCAGCTCGGGGTGCGAGGTACGCCCAGCGGTCCTGTTCCTCACCCGGCTCTTCACTTTCCACGGGCACAGCCACTCCTGGGAAGGGTATTACCACCACTTCTCAGACCCAGCCTGCCGGCAGCCCACCTTCACCGTGTATGCCGCCGGCCGCTACACCAGGGGCACGCCGTCCACCAGGGTCCGCGGTGGCACCGAGCTGGTGTTTGAGGTCACACGGGCCCATGTGACCCCCATGGACCAGGTCACCACGGCCATGCTCAACTTCTCGGAGCCAAGCAGCTGTGGGGGTGTGGGGGCCTGGTCCGTGGGCACTGAGCGGGATGTCACAGCCACCAATGGCTGCCTACCACTGGGCATCCGGCTCCCGCACGTGGAGTACGAGCTTTTCAagatggagcaagactccctTGGGCAAAGCCTGCTCTTCATCGGACAAAGGCCCACCGATGGGTCAAGTCCCGATACCCCCGAGAAACGTCCCACCTCCTACCAAGCACCCCTGGTGCTCTGTCAGGGGGAGGCCCCCGACTTCTCCAGGCCACCGCAGCACAGGCCATCGCTGCAGAAGCACCCCAGCACAGGGGGTCTTCGCATAGCATCCCTCCCACTTCTGCCCCTAGTTCTAGGGCTGGTCTTCCTCCACTGGCTGTGA